One window of Xanthomonas sp. 10-10 genomic DNA carries:
- a CDS encoding efflux RND transporter periplasmic adaptor subunit, translated as MNTSADLLKQLRIDRQRPATPPPARRTGWIIATIVVVIVLAVGAWWFTRTPVLKVQTAPVVAISAGSSSASVLDASGYVVARRMATVSAQVTGKVREVMIEEGMRVEQGQVMATLDPLDADAQRTLSASQLSAARSQVDNMQAQLAVANADATRLQSLVGAQLVSRSQYEQATAQRDALRAQLQNAQRNVQVASDQLAIAGIRSDFNVVRAPFAGVVTAKAAQPGEIVSPLSAGGGFTRTGIGTIVDMESLEIEVEVGESYIGRVQPKMPVEAVLNAYPEWKIPGEVIAIIPTADRGKATVKVRVALKVKDPRIVPEMGVRVSFLEQAKPQEAAKPQGVRVPAAALVERDTRTVAFVVGERNAVSERAVTTGMTMGEDRQVVSGLRAGDSVVLNPPTALKDGDTVAEADADAAQ; from the coding sequence ATGAACACATCCGCCGATCTGCTCAAGCAACTCCGCATCGACCGCCAGCGTCCTGCCACGCCGCCGCCCGCGCGCCGCACCGGCTGGATCATTGCCACCATCGTCGTGGTCATCGTGCTGGCTGTGGGCGCATGGTGGTTCACGCGCACACCGGTGCTGAAGGTGCAGACCGCGCCGGTGGTGGCGATCAGCGCCGGCAGCAGCAGCGCCTCGGTGCTGGATGCCTCGGGCTATGTGGTGGCGCGCCGCATGGCCACGGTGTCGGCGCAGGTGACCGGCAAGGTGCGCGAAGTGATGATCGAAGAAGGCATGCGCGTCGAACAGGGCCAGGTGATGGCCACGCTCGACCCATTGGATGCCGATGCGCAGCGCACGCTGTCTGCATCGCAGTTGTCGGCCGCGCGCAGCCAGGTCGACAACATGCAGGCGCAACTGGCCGTGGCCAATGCCGATGCCACACGCCTGCAATCGCTGGTGGGTGCGCAACTGGTGTCGCGCTCGCAGTACGAACAGGCCACCGCGCAGCGCGACGCATTGCGCGCGCAGTTGCAGAACGCGCAACGCAACGTGCAGGTGGCATCGGACCAGTTGGCCATCGCCGGCATCCGCTCGGACTTCAACGTGGTGCGCGCGCCGTTTGCCGGCGTGGTCACCGCCAAGGCGGCGCAACCGGGCGAAATCGTCTCGCCACTGTCTGCCGGTGGCGGCTTCACCCGCACCGGCATCGGCACCATCGTGGACATGGAATCGCTGGAAATCGAAGTAGAAGTGGGAGAGTCGTATATCGGCCGGGTGCAGCCGAAGATGCCCGTGGAAGCGGTGCTCAACGCCTACCCGGAATGGAAGATTCCTGGCGAGGTGATCGCCATCATCCCTACCGCAGACCGCGGCAAGGCGACGGTGAAAGTGCGCGTGGCGCTCAAGGTCAAGGACCCGCGCATCGTGCCGGAAATGGGCGTGCGGGTGAGCTTTCTGGAGCAGGCCAAGCCGCAGGAAGCCGCCAAGCCGCAAGGCGTGCGCGTGCCCGCAGCGGCGCTGGTCGAACGCGATACGCGCACCGTGGCCTTCGTGGTCGGCGAGCGCAACGCGGTCAGCGAGCGCGCCGTCACCACCGGCATGACCATGGGCGAAGACCGCCAGGTGGTGTCCGGATTGCGTGCCGGCGACAGTGTGGTGCTCAACCCGCCAACGGCATTGAAGGATGGCGACACCGTGGCCGAAGCGGATGCGGACGCTGCGCAGTAA
- a CDS encoding ABC transporter ATP-binding protein — protein sequence MTALVSLRNITKTYQRGPEQVQVLHGIDLEIAAGDFVALMGPSGSGKTTLLNLIGGLDTPSGGEIEIEGERIDRMSGGQLATWRSHHVGFVFQFYNLMPMLTAQKNVELPLLLTSLNAGQRKRNAEIALTLVGLQERRNHKPSELSGGQQQRVAIARAIVSDPTFLICDEPTGDLDRHNAEEILRLLQELNREHGKTIVMVTHDPKAAEYATHTIHLDKGELADAPLAL from the coding sequence ATGACCGCTCTCGTCAGCTTGCGCAACATCACCAAGACCTACCAACGCGGCCCGGAGCAGGTGCAGGTGCTGCACGGCATCGATCTGGAAATCGCCGCCGGCGATTTCGTTGCGTTGATGGGCCCGTCCGGTTCGGGCAAGACCACCTTGCTCAACCTGATCGGCGGGCTGGACACCCCCAGCGGAGGCGAGATCGAAATCGAAGGCGAGCGCATCGACCGCATGAGTGGTGGGCAACTCGCCACCTGGCGCAGCCACCACGTCGGCTTCGTGTTCCAGTTCTACAACCTGATGCCGATGCTCACCGCGCAGAAGAATGTGGAATTGCCGCTGCTGCTGACCTCGCTCAATGCCGGCCAGCGCAAGCGCAATGCGGAGATCGCCTTGACCCTGGTGGGCCTGCAGGAACGCCGCAACCACAAGCCCAGCGAGTTGTCCGGCGGCCAGCAGCAGCGCGTGGCGATTGCGCGCGCCATCGTGTCCGACCCGACCTTTCTGATCTGCGACGAGCCCACCGGCGATCTGGACCGCCACAATGCCGAAGAAATCCTGCGCCTGCTGCAGGAACTCAACCGCGAGCACGGCAAGACCATCGTCATGGTCACCCACGACCCCAAGGCTGCCGAGTACGCCACCCACACCATCCATCTGGACAAGGGCGAGCTGGCCGACGCGCCACTCGCGCTCTAA
- a CDS encoding ABC transporter permease, whose amino-acid sequence MKYFSLVWAQLFRSKTRTLLTLLSVVAAFLLFGMLDSVRVAFNSGGSVSGVDRLVVASRLSITQSLPIRLEAQVRSVPGVRDVTSAMWFGGIYRDPKNFFANFSVAPNFFDVYSEYALPKDQLKAFQTTRTGAVVGETLAKEFGWKLGDTIPLQATIFPRGGSNDWPLQLVGIFRVKDRTVAANQERQLMMNWKYFDESNDYIKNQVSWLTVTLSNPDQASRVAQAIDALSANSDHETKSQTESAFQQAFVKQFADIGLIVTSIMAAVFFTLLLLTGNTMAQAVRERIPELATLKTLGFQDRTVLSLVMIESVLLIGLGGLIGMGLAALVIPAVSARSGGLMPTQTVPLQTWLVAFGLMAGIGIVVGVLPALRAQRLKIVDALAGR is encoded by the coding sequence ATGAAGTATTTCTCGCTGGTATGGGCGCAGTTGTTCCGCAGCAAGACGCGGACCTTGCTGACCTTGTTGTCTGTGGTGGCTGCGTTCTTATTGTTCGGCATGCTGGATTCGGTACGCGTGGCCTTCAACTCCGGCGGCAGCGTCAGCGGCGTCGACCGCCTGGTGGTGGCCTCGCGCCTGTCGATCACCCAGTCGCTACCGATCCGGCTGGAAGCGCAGGTGCGCAGCGTGCCGGGCGTACGCGATGTGACCTCGGCGATGTGGTTCGGCGGCATCTATCGCGACCCGAAGAACTTCTTCGCCAACTTTTCGGTGGCGCCGAACTTTTTCGATGTCTACAGCGAATACGCGCTGCCCAAGGACCAGCTCAAGGCGTTCCAGACCACGCGCACCGGCGCGGTGGTCGGCGAAACCCTGGCCAAGGAATTCGGCTGGAAGCTCGGCGACACCATCCCGTTGCAGGCCACCATCTTCCCGCGCGGCGGCAGCAACGACTGGCCGCTGCAACTGGTCGGCATCTTTCGTGTGAAAGACCGCACCGTGGCGGCCAATCAGGAGCGCCAGTTGATGATGAACTGGAAATACTTCGACGAATCCAACGACTACATCAAGAACCAGGTGAGCTGGTTGACGGTGACCCTGAGCAACCCCGACCAGGCCTCGCGCGTGGCGCAGGCCATCGATGCGTTGTCGGCCAACTCCGATCACGAGACCAAATCGCAAACCGAATCGGCGTTTCAGCAGGCCTTCGTCAAGCAGTTTGCCGATATCGGGCTGATCGTCACCTCGATCATGGCCGCGGTGTTCTTCACCTTGCTGCTGCTGACCGGCAACACCATGGCGCAGGCGGTACGCGAGCGCATTCCGGAGCTGGCCACACTCAAGACGCTGGGCTTTCAGGATCGCACGGTGCTGAGCCTGGTGATGATCGAATCGGTGTTGTTGATCGGCCTGGGTGGCCTGATCGGCATGGGCCTGGCAGCCTTGGTCATCCCTGCGGTGTCCGCGCGCAGCGGCGGGCTGATGCCCACCCAGACCGTGCCGCTGCAGACCTGGCTGGTGGCGTTTGGCCTGATGGCCGGCATCGGCATCGTGGTGGGTGTGCTGCCGGCGTTACGCGCGCAGCGCTTGAAGATCGTCGATGCCCTCGCCGGCCGCTGA
- a CDS encoding ABC transporter permease: MHMQRKWKDRGVTLLSIVLLALGLGLWIVLPWMWLLPIAVLLAVWLAVTRTGRLSLAAARIGIASLPQRWGSTSVIVVGIAGVVGVLVAMLAMGQGFQATLNSTGDDTTAIVLRGGSQAETNSVITRDLVPLIGSLPGIAADANGRPMVSPELSQVVNIASRSDGTDVNAQLRGVGEQAWGVHDKVKIVQGRRFTTGLREMVVGKGALNQFRGLELGNTLTLGSQQWTVVGVFASGDAHDSEMWTDAQTLATTYNRRAYQSITVRTAGKAGFDQFKTAMAADPRLKLDVETTRAYYGKQGGGLNRLISILGTVIGAIMAVGAVFGALNTMYAAVATRAREIATMRAIGFRGTPVIMALMLETMLLALLGGLLGGLIAWAVFNGYTVSTLGNNFSQVVFQFKVSPELLWSGLKWALGIGLVGGLFPALRAARLPITTALREV, from the coding sequence ATGCACATGCAACGCAAATGGAAAGATCGTGGCGTTACCTTGTTGTCCATCGTGCTGCTGGCGCTCGGCCTGGGGCTGTGGATCGTGCTGCCGTGGATGTGGTTGCTGCCGATCGCGGTGCTGCTGGCGGTGTGGCTGGCGGTCACGCGCACGGGCCGCCTGTCGCTGGCGGCCGCGCGCATCGGCATCGCCAGCCTGCCGCAACGCTGGGGGTCCACGTCGGTGATCGTGGTCGGCATTGCCGGCGTGGTCGGCGTGCTGGTGGCGATGCTGGCGATGGGCCAGGGCTTCCAGGCCACGCTCAACAGCACCGGCGACGACACCACCGCGATCGTCTTGCGTGGCGGCTCGCAGGCGGAAACCAACTCGGTGATCACCCGCGACCTGGTGCCGCTGATCGGCAGCCTGCCCGGCATTGCCGCCGATGCCAACGGGCGCCCGATGGTATCGCCGGAGTTGTCGCAGGTGGTCAACATCGCCTCGCGCTCCGATGGCACCGACGTCAACGCGCAGTTGCGTGGCGTGGGCGAGCAGGCCTGGGGCGTGCACGACAAGGTCAAGATCGTGCAGGGCCGCCGCTTCACCACCGGCCTGCGCGAGATGGTGGTCGGCAAGGGCGCGTTGAACCAGTTCCGCGGCCTGGAGCTGGGCAACACGCTGACCCTGGGCAGCCAGCAATGGACGGTGGTGGGCGTGTTCGCCTCCGGCGATGCGCACGACTCGGAGATGTGGACCGATGCGCAGACGCTGGCCACCACCTACAACCGCCGCGCGTACCAGTCGATCACCGTGCGTACCGCCGGCAAGGCCGGCTTCGATCAGTTCAAGACGGCCATGGCGGCCGACCCGCGGCTCAAGCTGGATGTGGAAACCACCCGCGCGTATTACGGCAAGCAGGGCGGCGGGTTGAACAGGTTGATCAGCATCCTGGGCACGGTGATCGGCGCGATCATGGCGGTGGGCGCGGTGTTCGGCGCGCTCAACACCATGTACGCGGCGGTGGCCACGCGTGCGCGCGAGATCGCCACGATGCGCGCGATCGGGTTTCGCGGCACGCCGGTGATCATGGCGCTGATGCTGGAAACCATGTTGCTGGCACTGCTGGGCGGGTTGCTGGGCGGATTGATCGCCTGGGCGGTGTTCAACGGCTATACCGTCTCCACGCTGGGCAACAACTTCAGCCAGGTGGTGTTCCAGTTCAAGGTGTCGCCGGAGCTGCTGTGGAGCGGCTTGAAATGGGCGCTGGGCATTGGCCTGGTCGGGGGGTTGTTCCCGGCGTTGCGGGCGGCGCGCTTGCCGATCACCACGGCATTGCGTGAGGTGTAG
- a CDS encoding alpha/beta hydrolase produces the protein MTRLFLLACACLWLAGCSSSSTSLSERLVAPGGVSPLLDEERIAATIATVPSRSGHVTTRDQVPIFWRAIDPGQYAMRYRYLGQRNDPAHALDVDFSFSVPHVPPPAPRGTVVVLHGWMMDGDSLLPWSLQLAQAGYRVITIDLRNHGHSGGGPSGYGTRESDDVIDVINALQPRGEIHGPLYLFGISYGAATALFTADKLGPRVAGVVAMESFANAGRGIRDMVPHLLTSQPSGWRGHAVAAYARWRYADQNLDAVIAAADTQLKLDLDHVDVAQALADTRSCVLLLHGDADQHIPVAHGRALALVSTRAHYVELPGETHLSLPLRLDLLGAPIDHWLAQVQQSPGHCPAPQALPTSTLAVAMPVPVPSS, from the coding sequence ATGACGCGCCTGTTTCTGCTGGCCTGCGCCTGCCTGTGGCTGGCCGGCTGTTCTTCGTCCTCCACCTCGCTCAGCGAGCGCCTGGTCGCGCCCGGCGGCGTGTCGCCGTTGCTGGACGAAGAACGCATCGCCGCCACCATCGCCACGGTGCCCAGCCGCAGCGGCCACGTGACCACGCGCGATCAGGTGCCGATCTTCTGGCGTGCGATCGATCCGGGTCAGTACGCCATGCGCTACCGCTACCTGGGCCAGCGCAACGACCCGGCGCATGCGCTGGATGTAGATTTCAGCTTCAGCGTACCCCACGTGCCGCCGCCAGCGCCGCGTGGCACCGTGGTGGTGCTGCACGGCTGGATGATGGACGGCGATTCGCTGTTGCCGTGGTCGCTGCAACTGGCACAGGCCGGCTACCGGGTGATCACCATCGATCTGCGCAACCACGGCCATTCCGGCGGCGGGCCGTCGGGCTACGGCACGCGCGAGTCCGACGACGTGATCGATGTCATCAACGCACTGCAGCCGCGCGGCGAAATCCACGGGCCACTGTATCTGTTCGGCATTTCCTATGGCGCGGCCACCGCGCTGTTCACTGCCGACAAGCTTGGGCCGCGCGTGGCCGGCGTGGTGGCGATGGAATCCTTCGCCAACGCCGGGCGCGGCATCCGCGACATGGTGCCGCATCTGCTGACCAGCCAGCCCAGCGGCTGGCGCGGGCACGCGGTGGCGGCGTATGCGCGCTGGCGCTATGCCGACCAGAATCTGGATGCGGTGATCGCCGCCGCCGACACCCAGCTCAAGCTGGATCTGGACCACGTCGATGTGGCGCAGGCGCTGGCCGACACGCGCAGCTGCGTGCTGCTGCTGCATGGCGATGCCGACCAGCACATTCCGGTGGCGCATGGCCGCGCCCTGGCGCTGGTCAGCACGCGCGCGCATTACGTCGAGTTGCCCGGCGAAACGCATCTGAGCCTCCCGTTGCGGCTGGACCTGCTCGGCGCACCGATCGACCACTGGCTGGCGCAGGTTCAACAAAGCCCGGGCCACTGCCCTGCCCCGCAGGCACTGCCGACCTCCACGCTGGCGGTTGCGATGCCGGTACCGGTGCCCAGTAGCTGA
- the rarD gene encoding EamA family transporter RarD, producing the protein MSAPVPVSAVEARRGLLMTAASFVIWGLVPLYWHLLKVVPSLQIIAHRIVWSALLVVAWLVASSGLRWWRTIAAQPRALWMLAASSVAIAFNWGLYIWAINAGHVIEASLGYFINPLLSVLLGVLVLKERLRGIQWLAVACAAIGVLWLTIDAGAPPWIALGLAVSFGLYGLLRKLVAVDPVAGLGVESVYLFLPALLLAAWGEQGHGGAFFSGWDLRTDLLLIFGGVVTAVPLIGFAYGVRRIPLSLVGILQYIGPSLQLLLGVWFFHEPFDQGRAIGFAAIWIGLLLFVGDSVLRARQPVPAR; encoded by the coding sequence ATGAGCGCGCCTGTGCCGGTGTCGGCGGTGGAAGCGCGGCGCGGTCTGCTGATGACCGCCGCGAGCTTTGTGATCTGGGGCCTGGTGCCGTTGTATTGGCATCTGCTCAAGGTGGTGCCGTCGCTGCAGATCATTGCGCACCGCATCGTGTGGAGCGCGCTGCTGGTGGTGGCTTGGCTGGTGGCGAGCTCGGGGCTGCGTTGGTGGCGCACGATCGCCGCGCAGCCGCGCGCGTTGTGGATGCTGGCCGCCAGCAGCGTGGCGATTGCCTTCAATTGGGGCCTGTATATCTGGGCCATCAACGCCGGGCATGTGATCGAAGCCAGCCTGGGCTACTTCATCAATCCACTGCTGAGCGTATTGCTGGGCGTGCTGGTGCTGAAAGAGCGCCTGCGCGGCATCCAGTGGCTGGCGGTGGCGTGCGCCGCCATCGGCGTGCTGTGGCTGACCATCGATGCCGGCGCACCGCCGTGGATCGCGCTGGGGCTGGCGGTCTCGTTCGGCCTCTACGGATTGCTGCGCAAGCTGGTGGCAGTGGACCCGGTGGCCGGCCTGGGCGTGGAAAGCGTGTATCTGTTCTTGCCGGCACTGCTGCTGGCGGCCTGGGGCGAGCAGGGCCACGGCGGCGCGTTCTTCAGCGGCTGGGATCTGCGGACCGATCTGCTGCTGATCTTCGGCGGCGTGGTGACGGCAGTGCCGCTGATCGGATTTGCGTACGGCGTGCGGCGCATCCCGCTGTCGCTGGTGGGCATCCTGCAGTACATCGGGCCGAGCCTGCAGTTGTTGCTGGGGGTGTGGTTCTTCCATGAGCCGTTCGACCAGGGGCGTGCGATCGGCTTCGCTGCGATCTGGATCGGGCTGCTGCTGTTCGTCGGCGACAGCGTGCTGCGCGCGCGGCAGCCGGTACCGGCGCGCTGA
- the yedA gene encoding drug/metabolite exporter YedA, which translates to MSSSHDAAAPARSGLVAVALLLVYVVWGSTYLAIRFALEGGAQPLTMVSGARFIIAGSVLYSVLRWRGVAAPTRAQWKNVALMGAALLLLGNGMVVLAERSVSSGLAATAVASVPLWMALFGALRGQHASGGEWLGIVIGFVGVVWLNAGSSLTATPGGLVLLLIAPIGWAFGSVWSRGRDLPSPFMTAAGQMLCGGVLLVSTGLLIGERPHAWPTPHGLMAVAYLCVFGSIVAFTAYVWLLHHVRPALAGSYAYVNPVIAVALGAWLGHERFTAHDIGAMAVILGGVLVVTLARARR; encoded by the coding sequence ATGTCTTCCTCTCACGACGCTGCAGCGCCTGCGCGCAGCGGGCTGGTCGCTGTTGCGTTGCTGCTGGTCTATGTGGTCTGGGGCTCGACCTATCTGGCGATCCGGTTTGCGCTGGAAGGCGGCGCGCAGCCGCTGACGATGGTGTCCGGCGCGCGCTTCATCATCGCCGGCAGCGTGCTCTACAGCGTGCTGCGCTGGCGGGGCGTGGCGGCGCCGACGCGTGCGCAATGGAAGAACGTGGCCTTGATGGGCGCAGCGTTGCTGCTGCTGGGCAACGGCATGGTGGTGCTGGCAGAGCGCAGCGTGTCCTCGGGCTTGGCCGCCACGGCGGTGGCGTCGGTGCCGCTGTGGATGGCGCTATTCGGCGCGTTGCGCGGGCAGCACGCCAGCGGCGGCGAATGGCTGGGCATCGTGATCGGATTCGTGGGCGTGGTGTGGCTCAACGCCGGCAGCAGCCTCACCGCAACGCCGGGAGGATTGGTGTTGCTGCTGATCGCGCCGATCGGCTGGGCATTCGGCTCGGTGTGGTCGCGCGGACGCGATCTGCCGTCGCCCTTCATGACCGCCGCCGGGCAGATGCTGTGCGGCGGCGTGTTGCTGGTGAGCACCGGCCTGCTGATCGGCGAGCGCCCGCATGCCTGGCCAACGCCGCATGGACTGATGGCCGTGGCGTATCTGTGCGTGTTCGGCTCGATCGTGGCGTTCACCGCGTACGTGTGGCTGCTGCATCACGTACGCCCGGCGCTGGCCGGCAGCTATGCCTACGTCAATCCGGTGATTGCGGTGGCGTTGGGGGCGTGGCTGGGACATGAGCGCTTCACCGCGCACGACATCGGCGCGATGGCAGTGATTCTGGGTGGCGTGCTGGTGGTCACCCTGGCCAGGGCGCGGCGATGA
- a CDS encoding Rap1a/Tai family immunity protein — MQRRLPWLAMAALTVLSTTAAARTLEPWELSGRKLIEAGLDGSLAPEIDAPNQPELKVMVSASRAGAYVLGVASTSYRTQWCLPAGQADLPDLQAIIADLVALPDARLDEAAPGLIIEALRKRYPCGKRNT, encoded by the coding sequence ATGCAGCGTCGCCTTCCCTGGCTTGCCATGGCCGCCCTGACCGTCTTATCCACCACTGCAGCGGCACGTACGCTCGAGCCGTGGGAGCTCAGTGGACGCAAATTGATCGAGGCCGGGCTGGACGGCTCGCTGGCGCCGGAGATCGACGCGCCGAACCAGCCCGAACTCAAGGTCATGGTGTCGGCCAGTCGCGCCGGCGCCTATGTGCTCGGCGTGGCCAGCACCAGCTATCGCACGCAATGGTGCCTGCCTGCGGGCCAGGCAGACCTGCCGGACCTGCAGGCCATCATCGCCGACCTTGTCGCGCTACCCGATGCGCGCCTGGACGAGGCGGCCCCCGGCCTGATCATCGAGGCACTGCGCAAGCGCTATCCATGTGGCAAACGCAACACGTAA
- a CDS encoding M28 family metallopeptidase, giving the protein MRILLLSACLFVGGVAQAANDLPGGGIDAEALSRHVRLLASDEFEGRAPASAGEQRTVDYLVEQFKAAGVQPGGEQGGWTQAVPLVRAQVDGPVGAMLRVGGKTQALVNGTDVTLQSLRPIDKVALKNAPLVFVGYGISAPERQWDDYKGVDLRGKIAVVLINDADFDTAQPGAFDGKAVTYYGRWTYKYEEAARRGAAGVLIVHETAPAAYGWATVQSSGLSPLFDIERSDADARAQHVPVRGWMQRTLATSLFKQAGLDFEQAKQRAQQRDFVPMPLGDATLSVDFKLKRERVVTHNVVAKLTGSQHPDETVIFSAHWDAFGIGKADASGDTVRRGAVDNATGVASVLELARVFAAGPKPQRTLYFIALTAEEKGLLGANYYAAHPLAPLDKTVAVLNMEMFSPDGPTRDIASWGRGRVSLEGDLEQAARARDRTYSPDPNLEAGFFYRADHFAFARMGVPAITAGPGLDMRKGGVKAGKALRDKYFADCYHQPCDRWTPQWDATGHAADTTLVYDVGVALANGRQWPSWQDGSEFKAIRARSDAARK; this is encoded by the coding sequence ATGCGCATCCTGTTGTTGTCTGCCTGCCTGTTCGTGGGAGGTGTGGCGCAGGCCGCCAACGATCTGCCCGGTGGCGGCATCGATGCCGAGGCGTTGTCGCGGCACGTGCGGCTTCTGGCATCGGATGAATTCGAAGGCCGTGCGCCGGCCAGCGCCGGCGAGCAGCGCACGGTCGATTATCTGGTCGAGCAGTTCAAGGCCGCGGGCGTGCAGCCGGGTGGCGAGCAGGGTGGCTGGACCCAGGCCGTGCCGCTGGTCCGTGCGCAGGTGGATGGCCCGGTCGGGGCGATGTTGCGTGTGGGCGGCAAGACGCAGGCGTTGGTCAACGGTACCGATGTGACCTTGCAGAGCCTGCGGCCGATCGACAAGGTGGCGTTGAAGAATGCGCCGCTGGTGTTCGTCGGCTACGGCATCAGCGCGCCGGAGCGGCAGTGGGACGACTACAAGGGCGTGGACCTGCGCGGCAAGATCGCCGTGGTGCTGATCAACGATGCCGACTTCGACACCGCACAGCCCGGTGCGTTCGACGGCAAGGCGGTCACCTACTACGGCCGTTGGACCTACAAGTACGAAGAAGCCGCTCGCCGCGGCGCCGCCGGTGTGCTGATCGTGCACGAGACCGCGCCGGCCGCGTATGGCTGGGCCACGGTGCAGAGCTCGGGCCTGTCGCCGTTGTTCGATATCGAACGCAGCGATGCCGATGCCCGCGCGCAGCATGTGCCGGTGCGCGGCTGGATGCAGCGGACCCTGGCCACGTCGCTGTTCAAGCAGGCCGGGCTGGATTTCGAACAGGCCAAGCAGCGCGCGCAACAGCGCGACTTCGTACCGATGCCGCTGGGCGATGCCACGTTGTCGGTGGACTTCAAGCTCAAGCGCGAACGCGTGGTGACGCATAACGTGGTGGCCAAGCTCACCGGCAGCCAGCATCCGGACGAGACGGTGATCTTCTCCGCGCACTGGGATGCGTTCGGGATCGGCAAGGCCGATGCCAGCGGCGACACGGTGCGGCGCGGAGCAGTGGACAACGCCACCGGCGTGGCCAGCGTGCTGGAACTGGCGCGCGTGTTCGCCGCCGGCCCCAAACCGCAGCGCACGCTGTATTTCATTGCATTGACCGCCGAAGAAAAGGGCCTGCTCGGCGCCAACTATTACGCCGCCCATCCGCTGGCGCCGTTGGACAAGACCGTGGCGGTACTCAACATGGAGATGTTCAGCCCGGATGGCCCGACGCGCGATATCGCGTCGTGGGGCCGTGGCCGCGTGTCGCTGGAAGGCGATCTGGAACAGGCAGCCAGGGCGCGCGATCGCACCTACTCGCCGGACCCGAATCTGGAAGCGGGCTTCTTTTACCGCGCCGACCATTTCGCCTTCGCGCGTATGGGCGTGCCGGCGATCACTGCAGGCCCGGGTCTGGACATGCGCAAGGGCGGCGTCAAGGCGGGCAAGGCGTTGCGCGATAAATACTTTGCCGACTGCTACCACCAGCCCTGCGACCGCTGGACCCCGCAGTGGGATGCCACCGGGCATGCGGCTGATACCACGCTGGTCTACGACGTGGGCGTGGCGCTGGCCAACGGCCGGCAGTGGCCGAGCTGGCAGGATGGCTCGGAGTTCAAGGCCATCCGCGCCAGGAGCGATGCCGCGCGCAAGTAA
- a CDS encoding MBL fold metallo-hydrolase gives MTALADSSIHTVDTGFGGVQFDAAYLIVEAQRGAFVDCGTSLSVPHMLAAVQAAGLTPAQVEWLILTHVHLDHAGGAGALLQHLPNARVLVHPRGAPHLIDPARLIAGATAVYGEAEMARSYGEIVPVPAERVVEAVDGQSVLLGERALRTIDTPGHARHHLCVWDARSRSWFTGDTFGLSYRQLDSAQGAFIVPTSSPVQFEPEAMLQSIARLMEVAPQAMYLTHYGRVTAPEPLARALTQQIHAMTEIALGCAARADRHRCMVAALTELYLERARQHGCRLDDAAVEQLLAIDIELNAQGLACWLDRATR, from the coding sequence ATGACAGCACTGGCCGATTCCAGCATCCACACCGTCGACACCGGCTTCGGCGGCGTGCAGTTCGACGCGGCGTATCTGATTGTCGAGGCGCAACGCGGGGCGTTTGTCGATTGCGGGACCTCGCTGTCGGTGCCGCACATGTTGGCGGCAGTGCAGGCGGCCGGATTGACGCCTGCGCAGGTGGAATGGTTGATCCTGACCCATGTGCACCTGGATCACGCCGGCGGTGCCGGGGCCTTGCTGCAACATCTGCCCAATGCGCGCGTGCTGGTGCATCCACGCGGTGCGCCGCATCTGATCGACCCCGCACGCCTGATTGCCGGCGCTACCGCGGTGTATGGCGAGGCGGAAATGGCGCGCAGCTACGGCGAGATCGTGCCGGTGCCTGCCGAGCGCGTGGTGGAGGCGGTCGATGGTCAATCGGTGCTGCTGGGCGAACGTGCGCTGCGCACGATCGATACGCCCGGACATGCGCGCCATCATCTGTGCGTGTGGGACGCGCGCAGTCGCAGCTGGTTCACCGGCGACACGTTCGGGCTGTCGTATCGCCAGCTCGATAGCGCGCAAGGCGCCTTCATCGTGCCGACCTCCTCGCCGGTGCAGTTCGAGCCGGAGGCGATGCTGCAGTCGATCGCCCGCTTGATGGAGGTTGCGCCGCAGGCGATGTATCTCACCCATTACGGTCGGGTCACCGCGCCCGAGCCGCTGGCGCGCGCATTGACGCAGCAGATCCATGCGATGACCGAGATTGCGCTGGGCTGCGCAGCACGTGCGGACCGTCACCGCTGCATGGTGGCGGCGTTGACCGAGTTGTATCTGGAGCGCGCGCGCCAACATGGTTGCCGCCTGGACGATGCGGCGGTGGAGCAGTTGCTGGCCATCGATATCGAGCTCAATGCACAGGGCCTGGCGTGCTGGCTGGATCGCGCGACGCGCTAG